TCCTGCTGGTGGGCGAGGTGCTGACGCCGGGAGGGTTTTACATCTTCTTTTTCGGCGCCAGCGCCGTCTGCGTGGGCCTGCTGAAGCTGCTCGGCTTCACTCAGGGGCTGATCAGCGAGGGGTTGCTGTTCGTCGGCCTGGCCATCTGCGGCGTCGCCTTCCTGCGCAAGCCCTTGATGGAGAGGTTTCAGCCGAAGACGGCGTCGCATCCCGACGAGGACCGGCTGGTGGGGGAAACAGCCGTCGCTTCGCAGGAGATCGCGCCGGGAGGATTCGGCAAGGTCGAGCTGCGCGGGTCGGTCTGGAATGCGGTCAACGACGGGGACGGCGTCATCGCCGCATCCGAACGCTGCCGCGTCGTTGCGGTGGAGGGTCTGACGCTGCGCGTGCGGCGCAGCTGAGCCATTCGTGCTGACTGTTTGAGAGGAGGAATCAACCAGTGGAAATCGGCGCATTGATCGTCGTCTTCTTTGTCATCTTCCTGGCGCTTGTCGTCATCGCCAAGACCGCCGTCGTCGTGCCGCAGCAATCGGCTTACATCGTCGAGCGCCTCGGCAAGTACTCCGGAACGCTCTACGCCGGCTTCCACATTCTGGTGCCGTTCATCGACGTCATCCGCTACAGGCACTCGCTGAAAGAACAGGCCATCGACATCCCCGAACAGATCTGCATCACGCGCGACAACGTGCGCGTCAACATCGACGGCGTGCTGTATCTGAAAGTGCTCAATCCCGAGCGCGCCTCGTACGGCATCGCCGACTACATCTTCGCCATCACCCAGCTGGCGCAGACGACGCTGCGCAGCGAGATCGGCAAGATCGATCTCGACCGCACGTTCGAGGAGCGCACCAACATCAACGCCGCGGTGGTCAGCGAGCTCGACAAGGCCAGCGAGCCGTGGGGCGTCAAGGTGCTGCGCTACGAGATCAAGACGATCAACCCGCCGGCCGACATCCTGGGGGCGATGGAGAAGCAGATGCGCGCCGAGCGCGAAAAGCGCGCCACGATCCTCAGCTCGGAAGCCGCCCGCGAAGCGGCCATCAACACGGCGGAAGGCGAGAAGCAGAAGGTGATCAAGGCCAGCGAGGCGCGCCGGCAGCAGCAGATCAACGAAGCCGAAGGCCAGGCGCAGGCGATTCTCGCCATCGCCCAGGCCACCGCCGAGGGCATCCGCCGCGTGGCCCAGGCGATCAACGAGCCGGGCGGCTTCGAGGCCGTCCAGTTGCGGGTGGCCGAACAGTACATCGCCGAGTTCGGCCGCATCGCCAAGACGTCTTCCACCGTGGTGGTGCCGTCGAACCTGAGCGACGTGGCCTCGATCCTGAGCGTGGCGATGAACGTGATCCGCCACACGTCGGGCGAGGCGCCGCCTGCGCCGCCCCCGCCGCCGCAGCCGCGCCGTCCGCAGGCGCCGCCGCAGCCGCCTCCGCCGCCGGCGCAGTTCTGAGCGGGCAGATCCGGCCGCGTCCTGACCGGTGGACCGCACGCTACTGGCGTCCGCGCTGTCAAGAAAGCACGGGTTGTCGGCTAGAATAGAAGTCCGTGTCCGAGCCTCGGAAGTCGTTCCGGTTTTCGCACCGACAGTCGGTCGGCCTGGTGTTTCTCTGCACGCTGTTCGGCGTGGCGGCGCAGTATTTCATCAAGTCGAGCGGCATGCAGATGGCCCAGATCACGCTGGCTGCCCTGCTCGCCAACTGGCAGCTCTGGACCGGGCTCAGCCTGTACGGCGTCAGCACGGGGCTGCTGATTCTCGCCCTGCGC
This DNA window, taken from Bryobacteraceae bacterium, encodes the following:
- a CDS encoding paraslipin, with product MEIGALIVVFFVIFLALVVIAKTAVVVPQQSAYIVERLGKYSGTLYAGFHILVPFIDVIRYRHSLKEQAIDIPEQICITRDNVRVNIDGVLYLKVLNPERASYGIADYIFAITQLAQTTLRSEIGKIDLDRTFEERTNINAAVVSELDKASEPWGVKVLRYEIKTINPPADILGAMEKQMRAEREKRATILSSEAAREAAINTAEGEKQKVIKASEARRQQQINEAEGQAQAILAIAQATAEGIRRVAQAINEPGGFEAVQLRVAEQYIAEFGRIAKTSSTVVVPSNLSDVASILSVAMNVIRHTSGEAPPAPPPPPQPRRPQAPPQPPPPPAQF
- a CDS encoding permease gives rise to the protein MSEPRKSFRFSHRQSVGLVFLCTLFGVAAQYFIKSSGMQMAQITLAALLANWQLWTGLSLYGVSTGLLILALRDGELSLLYPVISLTYVWVTILSVLVFQEKVTIFKTAGVATICCGVALLGKGKSE